Genomic window (Ruminococcus flavefaciens AE3010):
CACAGTGCTTGATAATGGTCTTTATGAGACCAAGAAATGCCGAGTGTATGAATGTGCGGACTGCAATGAGAGCCTGTCCGCCCATGAAAACGTATTTGCAGTATCTGTAGAAGTACTCGCCTGTATCGCCCTTGTATCTGTCAGCGAGGGCTTCGTAGTAGGGCTCCAGAGTAGTATTGCCGAAGCTGACGAACTCCACGAACAGGGCAAGGAGAATGGCTATAGTAAAGCCCAGATTCAGGTGAGCGCTGTCCAGTCCCGCAAGTCCAGTTATAAGGTGTACATACCGTGTGGAGAAGCCGATTATCACTATGCACAGCAGGGTGCATATTATCATTCGTATGAAAGGGGAGTCCGCCTCGTTATTGGCAGGGCTTGTGAAGCCGATGTGCATAAACATCAGCGATATAAGGAACACAGCCGCGGAAAGGCTGAGATAGGCAATGACTCTTTTCATATTCTTCCCCCTTGCATGGAAAATATAAAAGCCCCCGAACAGCGTCTTACTGTTCGGGGGCGAAGTTACTCGCGGTACCACCCCGATTTATCCGTTTATGCGGAACTCGTCAAGCTGTAACGGGCATACCCGTCCGCATTTACTTGGTTTCAATGCGGCAACTCCCGAATGTAGGTCACTGTGCGCCCTCATTCCCTCACACCATACGGGAACTCTCTGTATCAGGCACTGCACAGGTTTTATTCGTTCACGGTCTTTGCCCTTATATCATAGCATAAGTTCGGACTGTTGTCAAGTGGGGCGAACTGTGTTCGCCCAAGCCGTTAGCCTTTAGCCGTTAGCTTGTAGGGGCGGATATTATCCGCCCGTGTATGCCTGACAATGCAATTATGCCGAAATTATTTGTAGGGGCGCCCTTTGGGCGCCCGCAAGTCTTAATGCAATTATCACGGATAAATATATGTGGCAATGTTCATTTATTTTCTGTCAACGGGCGGCGGAACGCCGCCCCTACAATTCCGAATTTCTAATTCCGCATTCCGAATTAAAAAAACTCCCACAAGCGTGGGAGTTTTTTTACCCCTCTATCTGACGGGCAAGGAACTGGGCGGCGGCGTTTATCAGGCTCTTTTGCAGGTCTGTGACCTCTGTGCACTTCTCGCTTGTGAGAAAGGCTACAGCTCCCGAAACATCGCCTGCTGTAATGATAGGCAGGGCTGCTATGGCTGTTCTGTCCACGCCCTCCGCAGGGAAGAAGTTGTTTGTGCTGCCGTCGGGACAGAAGAACTGCCCGCGGTTCTCCATGAGCTCTTCAAGCTGAACTGTGACACGGCGCTCGGCAAACTCCTTGCGGGGAACTCCCGCAGAGGCTACCACATGGTCCTTATCGAATATGATAACGGGACAGCCTGCTATCTTATGCATGATATCAGCTACATAGACAGCGTTCTCGCTCATTTCGCTGACTGCGGAATACTTCTTGAATATGACCTCGCCGTCGCTGTTTGTGTATATTTCGAGGGGGTCGCCCTCACGTATGCGCATGGTGCGGCGTATCTCCTTGGGAATGACCACACGTCCGAGGTCATCGATACGTCTGACAATGCCTGTTGCTTTCATAATAAAACCTCCAAAAATCATAGTGATTTTGTGAGGTTAGTATTTCCGTGTCTGGTTTGATTATGCATTGCGGACAGACGTTTTTCAGGACGGGATATTTTTGCATGTGGAATGCGGTTTTTCCTATTTATTGCTCTTTCAGCTCCAAATATTGCTGTTTTTTATAAATAATTTGAGAAAAGACAAATTAAGTATTGACATTTAGATTTTTCTGTGATATAATTTGGAATACTTAGGGTTGTTATTGGCTAAATAAATACACTCCGTAAATTATTTTCTCATAGATCTGATATTCAATCTCAAAACGTAATGCAGTAACTGAGCCTGTAACGCCTTTTATTTTGGTTTTTTGATACCGATATGCAATAATTGCAGTATTGACAATGTTATTACGTTTATTAGCAGAAAACGCAACTGCTTTTAATTAGATTCTATGTTAAAATGATCAGGAGGACATAACAATGAAAAAACAGCATGGTTTGAAGAAAACAGCGGCACTCATAATGTCAATGGCTCTTGCAGCAGGTGCACTGCCTGTAAACGCAGGAGGCTTTTTCAAGTCAGGCAGTGCTATCGTTGCTAATGCAGCAGAAGAAGAAAAGACACCTGCAGAAGCAAAGACACCTGCACTGGGTACATTCTACAGAGAAGGCGATACTATCGCTGTAACAGGCGATACATGGTTCAAGATCGATGATGATCCTCATTCGGGTTATCCTGTTGTAAAGATCGACAGTGATCTTAAAATAACAGAATATGAGAGCTCTGACAAATATAACCAGTATGTATGGAAAACAGGCGAGACTATGTTTACGGAAGTACATAACGGCTTTTATATTACCCGTGAAGATCCTGAAGCTGATGCTGAGGGCTTCTATATAACAGGCGGCAAGGGCACACAGAATGATCCTTTCATTATCGGACTTTCTGCTCCCAAGTTCTGCGGAAAGAATCTCACTCTCAGCGACGGTATCGGTCTTAACTTCATCGTTGATACGATCAATGAGGGCAATGCTGCTGATATCAAGGTAAAGATATCGGGCAACTGCGAAGATGAAGGCACACAGAGCCTCTATGTCAGAAATATCAACGGACAGGACGTATACTGCGCAACAGCAAATGTTGCTGCTAACAATATGGACAGCGTTATCACAGCCGAGCTCTATTACGGCGGCAGTGAAACACCTGTTGATACTCTTTCATTCTCAGCAAATGATTACCTTGATACTGTTGACACATCATCAGATGCAAAGTTCAAGGCTCTTGTAGATGCAGCAAAGCAGTACGGACAGGCTGCTTCCGCATATTTTGGAAAAGGTGATATCCCTGCTGTAAAGGATCACACTGATGATATCGTCAATGCAACAGTTTCTTTCGGCAAATTCAGCTTCAGCAAGTATGCACCGATGTTCGATTCAAGTGTAGCAAGTATCTCACTGGTTCTGAACTCAAAGCTTGCTGTTCGTCTGTATACAGCTAAGTATGAGGATACACACCACAATATAGCTGCATATGATATGTGGACATATGACGAAAACAATAAGCTTGTGATCTCACCGTTTTCTGTAATTGAGGTATTCCAGGGGTCAAACGGAAAGTACTGCTTTGAGATCCCGGGTATTAAGCCTACACAGCTCGGTACTACATTCAATGTAAACTATCAGGGTACTGATTACTTATTTACTCCTATGGCATGGGCTTACCGTGTACTGAGCAAGGAGGGCGCTCCCAAAAAGGACGTAGCAATGGCTAATGCGCTTTATGAATACTTTATTGCTGCAACAGATTACGCAGGCAATTGAAAGGAGATAGAAAAATGAAGGAAAAGTATACAGCTCCCGAAATGGAGATAATCAAATTTGACAACGAGGACGTTATCACAACAAGTCCTGCATCAGGTACTCCTGAAACAAACGATTATTAATGCTATGCAGGTCTGTCCGAAGCTGTCGGATAAAGACCTGTAACAGACTGTGAAACAGAACAGCAGATGTATCTTTAGGGAACATCTGCTGTTTTTTTATATTATGATACCACAGCAAAAAAGGACGGCGTGCAGCCGTCCCGAGTCTTTATATATCAATTGTTACTCTGCAAGTCTGTGAAGTCAATGACCCTGTCGCATATCTCCAGTGCCGCAGGACGATGCGTGACAATGACTACCGTTTTATCCGTCATACTCCGTAGATTTTGCAGCAGCAGTTTTTCCGTATGCTCGTCAAGTGCAGACGTGGCTTCATCAAGGAGCAGTATCGGGCTATCACTGAATATCGCCCTTGCTATTGCGATACGCTGCATCTGTCCCTCGGAGAGACCTGTTCCGCGCTCACCGAGGAGAGTATCAATGCCGCTTTCAAGCTCGCTTACGAACTCATAAGCACAGGCTATTTTCAGGGCATTATTAATGCGCTCTTCATCATGCAGTCCGCTTTTATCCGCAAAGCATACCACATCGCGTATCGTTCCGCTCATGAGCTGATTGCCCTGCGGAACGTAGGCGAACAGCCTGTGCCATTCTGCGGATAACGGCTTTTCACCGTCTGTATCGGTCAGATAGCGCTCTCCGCTGTCCAGCTTATAAATGCTCATCAACAGTTTCAAAACCGTCGATTTTCCGCAGCCGCTGTGACCTGTAAACGCCACATATTCGCCTTTTTTTATTTCAATACTGATGTTTTTCAGCACTATGGGCTGATCATCTTTTGACAAGTCCTTGATGCTGTCAACTGCAGGATAATAGGTGAAATCGGCATTTTTCAAGCCGAAAGCTCCCAGCTTATCGGAATAATATGCCTTGACTGTATCAATGTCAAGTGCAGTTTTTTCGCAGTCATCAGAGAAGCTTTCAATCTCCATAAGGCGCTCAGCACTTGCGGTCATAGCATAAAATCTCGGCAGATAGCCCGTGATATTGGCAAACGGAGCTTGTATCTGCGATATGAGCTGTGTGATAGCGGTCAGCGTACCATAGGAGATAGTACCGAGCAGTATCCCATATCCGCAGTAGCACACGCCGAACAGGTACATTCCGTTCATAGCAATACCGAAGCCGATGTTACAGAAGTTGGAGAAGCGGTTTCTCTTCATTCGGGAACTCTTATGCGCATGCATTTTGGTAACGGCTTCATCTTCCGTTTGCTGTTCTGCTGCAAAGGAGCGAATTATCATCATGCTGCCGATGTGCTCCTGCAGGAATATACGGAGCTTACCGTCGCGCTCCTGCACGTTCTTATGGAGCTTTTTCAGCACCTTGCGGAAGGCATAGGTCAGCAGTATCAGCAGAACGCCGCAGGGGAGCAGTACGCAGGCGAACCGCCAGTCAAGGACGATCATCATAATGACCGCACTTATCAGCTTTACCACCATTCCCACCAGTCCGGGAAGTATGTCCACATAGCTTTCGGCAACTACGACTGTATCATTTGTCAGCCTGTTGAGCCATTCGCCCGAATGGACGGCGTTCACGCTTGCAAAATCTTTACGCAGGATATTCCGCATGAGCCGAGCCTTGAAGATGTTCTCGAAAGTCGCTCTCGATAACTCGTTCAGCCAGCGAATTATAGCTCTCATTCCTATCTGCGAAAGTACAAGCAAAACCGTTAGCAGCACATAAAACCAGAAGCCGCTTCTGTCGTGTGCAGTCGCGTTATCCACGATATTCCGCAACAGCAAGGCATACAGCACACCGCTTGCTCCGTGCAGAGCCTGTACTATCATCAGAGCAAGTATGTACAGCTTTTTCTTTTCAGGTACGGCGTATAGCCATTTTATTGCATTATTCTTCATCGTTTCAGTTTTCTTTTCAGCCGTTTTGGTATCGTTTTTATTCGCAGTATGAAGGCTCTTATGGGGAAGAGG
Coding sequences:
- a CDS encoding stage V sporulation T C-terminal domain-containing protein, translating into MKATGIVRRIDDLGRVVIPKEIRRTMRIREGDPLEIYTNSDGEVIFKKYSAVSEMSENAVYVADIMHKIAGCPVIIFDKDHVVASAGVPRKEFAERRVTVQLEELMENRGQFFCPDGSTNNFFPAEGVDRTAIAALPIITAGDVSGAVAFLTSEKCTEVTDLQKSLINAAAQFLARQIEG
- a CDS encoding ABC transporter ATP-binding protein: MKNNAIKWLYAVPEKKKLYILALMIVQALHGASGVLYALLLRNIVDNATAHDRSGFWFYVLLTVLLVLSQIGMRAIIRWLNELSRATFENIFKARLMRNILRKDFASVNAVHSGEWLNRLTNDTVVVAESYVDILPGLVGMVVKLISAVIMMIVLDWRFACVLLPCGVLLILLTYAFRKVLKKLHKNVQERDGKLRIFLQEHIGSMMIIRSFAAEQQTEDEAVTKMHAHKSSRMKRNRFSNFCNIGFGIAMNGMYLFGVCYCGYGILLGTISYGTLTAITQLISQIQAPFANITGYLPRFYAMTASAERLMEIESFSDDCEKTALDIDTVKAYYSDKLGAFGLKNADFTYYPAVDSIKDLSKDDQPIVLKNISIEIKKGEYVAFTGHSGCGKSTVLKLLMSIYKLDSGERYLTDTDGEKPLSAEWHRLFAYVPQGNQLMSGTIRDVVCFADKSGLHDEERINNALKIACAYEFVSELESGIDTLLGERGTGLSEGQMQRIAIARAIFSDSPILLLDEATSALDEHTEKLLLQNLRSMTDKTVVIVTHRPAALEICDRVIDFTDLQSNN